Proteins from a genomic interval of Phlebotomus papatasi isolate M1 chromosome 3, Ppap_2.1, whole genome shotgun sequence:
- the LOC129805781 gene encoding neutral and basic amino acid transport protein rBAT-like: MNNLGISTDPALLGVELPSSLMTSPSVSTFMPEEDASICPLLPTTPSPPPMDFIHPLTPSTGIEEENTGELRGDDAQAETSSSGSSSGIGIQVTANGPGSLFNKHAYQHLGGKNGDIVQENGVNQTGVFSIPITKDTPSFVKWNWPLIRTCTLFLFMAMLIAMCAIVISMIFNLPKTCNPETPWYKGSVFYEIFPASFQDSNGDGLGDLKGLASRVDYIESLGVGAVRLNSIFPAKHYPDHFQNVTTLMDIDEILGSTRDISYLTRIFHRRNISLVLDLPIYPLIKHLAVLKKNSSEAVNATDFEVQDVFQEDDSEDDPVLTAMRYWLSVGVDGFYVKGLENYADDPYLVDNIQEWKFALGSDRILMVSKVLFDSVSDDIAAKIKHCVDLVDVFVDVSNGTKIIAERVQSLLNSVHLAPGFGPWIHWSLGGVTERRLSQGMSTNTSLAATLMQLMLPGTPSIFYGDEVALQEVYDPLGDHEDSKHLHHLSTMVWDSDIKFTVKESLPWLPPGAFVAFHHFEIVSGMIRLRKTAPSIYQNAVIKESQSVLNTAVRYSKNDILILERWYPRRNTFTSISNFGTKALVLDLSGMFYSGEIMLGPLRGEKVFFSSIQVKPMETLIVKLDK, from the exons ATGAATAATTTGGGAATATCAACGGATCCTGCACTTCTTGGTGTGGAGTTGCCATCGTCCTTGATGACTTCTCCATCTGTATCGACCTTCATGCCTGAGGAAGATGCATCCATTTGCCCTCTCTTGCCAACTACTCCGAGTCCCCCGCCAATGGACTTCATCCATCCACTGACACCCAGCACAGGAATTGAGGAGGAAAACACCGGGGAACTTCGAG GTGATGATGCTCAGGCGGAAACTAGTTCCTCGGGAAGTAGCTCTGGAATTGGCATTCAAGTGACTGCCAATGGACCAGGATCACTCTTTAACAAGCATGCATATCAACATTTGGGAGGAAAGAATGGAGACATCGTACAA gaAAACGGTGTTAATCAAACTGGAGTATTTAGTATCCCCATAACCAAGGACACACCATCCTTTGTTAAATGGAATTGGCCCTTGATCCGCACCTGCACCTTATTTCTATTCATGGCCATGTTAATAGCAATGTGCGCCATTGTTATTTCCATGATCTTCAATTTGCCCAAAACGTGCAATCCTGAGACTCCCTGGTACAAGGGAAGTGTCTTCTACGAGATCTTCCCTGCGAGTTTCCAAGATTCCAACGGAGATGGTTTGGGAGATTTGAAGGGACTGGCCAGTCGAGTGGACTACATTGAGAGTTTGGGCGTTGGAGCTGTTCGGCTTAATTCAATTTTCCCAGCAAAGCACTATCCGGATCATTTTCAGAATGTCACAACGCTCATGGACATCGATGAGATTTTAGGAAGCACCAGGGATATTTCCTACCTGACTAGAATTTTCCACAGGCGAAATATTTCGTTAGTGCTGGATCTGCCTATATATCCTCTCATTAAGCACCTGGCAGTGCTCAAGAAAAATTCATCTGAGGCTGTCAATGCAACTGATTTTGAAGTACAGGACGTCTTCCAGGAGGATGATTCCGAAGATGATCCTGTTCTTACTGCTATGCGGTACTGGTTGTCCGTAGGCGTGGACGGATTCTACGTAAAAGGTTTGGAGAACTATGCTGATGATCCTTACCTCGTGGATAATATACAAGAGTGGAAATTTGCTCTTGGATCTGACCGTATTCTAATGGTCAGCAAAGTCCTTTTCGACTCTGTGTCTGATGACATTGCGGCAAAGATAAAGCACTGCGTTGACTTGGTGGATGTTTTCGTCGATGTTTCCAATGGAACGAAGATCATTGCAGAACGTGTCCAATCTTTACTGAATTCCGTGCATCTAGCACCTGGATTCGGACCTTGGATCCATTGGAGCTTGGGCGGAGTGACTGAGAGAAGATTGTCTCAGGGAATGAGTACTAACACGTCTCTAGCTGCAACTCTTATGCAACTGATGCTCCCAGGAACTCCGAGCATCTTCTACGGAGATGAAGTTGCTCTTCAGGAAGTCTACGATCCTCTAGGAGACCATGAAGATTCCAAGCACTTGCATCATCTATCAACAATGGTTTGGGACTCAGACATTAAGTTTACGGTCAAAGAATCCCTGCCTTGGCTCCCACCAGGAGCTTTCGTGGCTTTCCATCATTTTGAAATTGTCTCAGGGATGATCAGGCTCCGAAAGACTGCACCGTCTATCTATCAGAATGCTGTGATTAAGGAGAGCCAATCAGTACTGAATACAGCAGTCAG ATACAGCAAGAATGACATTTTAATCCTCGAAAGATGGTATCCCAGACGCAATACCTTCACTTCAATATCGAATTTCGGCACTAAAGCCCTTGTCCTGGATCTTTCCGGAATGTTCTACTCCGGAGAGATTATGCTGGGACCCTTGAGAGGAGAAAAGGTCTTCTTCAGCAGTATACAAGTGAAACCAATGGAGACGTTGATTGTAAAGTTGGACAAGTAA